Genomic segment of Gemmatimonas sp. UBA7669:
CGCTCGATGGACACCAACTCGCCGCCGAGGCGCGCGTGCACCCGGTGTATCTCGCGCGCTGCATTCGGCGATGGTACGGCGTCAGTCTGGGCAGCTTGCTCAGGCACGAGCGGCTCCGCTACACCGCCGCCATGCTGACCGCGTCCCGCCTGCGCGGCGCACTCGTGGCGCAGCACTGCGGTTTCGCCGACGAGGCTCACATGAGCCGAGAGGTAAAAGCCCTGCTTGGCCTCTCACCACGAACGTTGCGCGCCGTGGTTGATTCCACACACGGAGCGGCGCCGTTGGTTTGAAAAATGCAAGCGCCTCGGACAGGCCTGTGGTGAGAATGCGTGCAGGGCTGGTGACCGCCGTCCTTTCCACCTCATCGTCTCATGGAAGCTCGCTTGCCAAACACCCCGCATCGCCGCCGTGGCGTGCGTCGCCGATTCGCCGCGTTGATGGCTACCGTAGCGCCCGCCGTGCTCTGTCCGCCCACGATTGCTCGGGCACAGGAATCCAAAGGATCGCGTCCCACAGCCGCAGCGCTTGCCGCCGCTGTCAACGCCCTGGCCGAACGTGCCATGCAGGCCGAACTCACGCCCGCGTTGGGCCTCGCCATCACCATGGATGGCCGCACGGTGTACGAGCGTGCCTTTGGCATGGCCGATGTCTCGGCGCGCATACCCGCCAATGGCAACACGCTGTGGTATGTGGCGTCCACCAGCAAGTCGTTCACCGGCTTCGCGGTGAGTCTTCTGGCCGACGCCGGCCGTTTGTCATTTGACTCACCAATTGCCACGCTTCTGCCCTCGGCGCGCTGGCCCAACGGCGTGAACGCCGAGCGACTCACGTTGGCCGAGTTTTTGAGTCACACGCACAATCTCAATGACGTGGCCGTGACACTCAACGCCGCGTTCACCGGCATTCAAGCGGAGTCCGCATGGCCCGGGCTTCTGCAATACGCCACGGTGCGCGCAACGCCGGAACTGGTGTACAGCAACCTCGGCTACAATGTGGCCGCCATGGTCATCGACCGGCTGGAACCGCGCGGATGGCGCGAGTGGATGGCACGTTCCGTGTATGTACCCGCTGGCATGCGGCAAACGTTTGCGCATGTGAACGGCCTGAATTCGCGACGCATTGCCAAGCCGCACCAGCTCACGGCTACAGGCGCTTTCGCAACCGCCCCATTCTTCAAGGTGGACGCCACCATGAACTCGGCCGGCGGCCATCTCAGTACACTGGGTGATCTCGCGCGCTGGACCATCGTGCAGATGGACAGCGGCCGCATTGATGGCCGCCAGGTGTTTCGTGCATCGGCGGTGGCGCGCAGTCACGCACTCATCGCTCGACACACGCGGCCAGCCGGACGACGGTATGCCTACTTTGATCGCGAGGGCTGGGCGGCTGGCTGGGATATCGGCCACTACGAAGGGGAGCGCATGGTGAGCCGCTTTGGTGGCTACCACAGTTTTCGTTCGCATCTGTCGTTCCTGCCCGCACGCCGCATCGGCGTGGTGGCCGTGAGTACCGGAGACCCCGGTGCAGCGCTCACCGATGTGTTGGCAGCCTATGCCTACGACCTCGAAGCCGGCCGTGTGGACGCCGAGCAGCGCGCCACGGCGCGCCTGGACAGTGTGGTGGCACGACGCGCACAGCTGGTGCAGGCCGCGCAGGCACAGGACAGCGTGCGGCGTGTACGGCGGGCGCTGAAACTGCCCGTGCCCTTGTCCGCCTACGTGGGCCGCTATGCGTCGGCTACGCTTGGGAGTTTCGAGGTCGCGCAGGACGAACGAACACAGGAATTGCAGTATCGCTGGGGAGCAGTCCACGGCACACTCGTGCCGCAGGATACGAGTGGCGAGGCGTTCCGCATGGCGTTCGTGGGCGATGAGATGGGCCTCAGCTTCTTGCGATCGACGGACGGAGCGGTGACAGAACTGCGTCTCAACGGGCAACGCTTTGTGCGCGCGTTGCATCCAATGCGCTAACGGACGCCGTGGGGGTGTCCGTGCCCACCTGGACCCCGCTCCCATGCTGTTCACTCTGTTGATGCCCGCTGTTGTTTCTTCGCTGTTCGCGTCGACCACCTGCGGTGACCTGCCGGGCGCCGCGTCGCTCGTGTCACGCGAGCGACTCAACTACCTGCTGGTAGGCGAATATCATGGCACCGTAGAGATGCCGCGTGTTGCCGCCGACCTGCTCTGCGCGGCAGTGCAGCAGAAGCGGCCGGTCGTGCTGGGCCTCGAGTTCACCGCAGAGAATCAGACGGCGCTCGAGGCGTATGTGCAGTCGGACGGCAGCGCCGCCGCACGTGAGCGGGTGCTTGCGGCACCTGCGTGGCAGCAGCCCGATGGCCGCAATTCGCTGGCCGTGTTCGAACTTCTCGACACGGCGCGTCGCCTTCGGGCGACCGGGCATAGCGTAAGCGTGGTGGCCTTTGATCTCGTGCCGGCACCTGCGGTGTCTCGTGCGCGCGAGACCGCGCTGGCCGAGGCGCTGGTGGCGGCGCGTGCCCGAGTTCCCAACAGCCTGGTGATTGCGCTCACCGGGGCCGGTCATGCCGGCAAGACGCCGTGGAGTTCACAGAATCCGCCGTTTCCGTCCACCGGACAATTGCTGCCCGAGGGCGAAACGATTGCGCTGACCTTTGCGCGGCCCGGCGGCCGCTACTTTGGCTGTCGCGCGGCTACGGCTGAGGCGCCGGGTGGCTGCGCCGTGTACGACATGCCGGCCCGGGAACCCGTGCGGCCGCGTGGCATTGAGATGGATGCGAGCCTGCGCGAGGGCTTTGAGGGCGTGTATTCTGCAGGAGGGCCGTACACGGCGGCACGCCCAGCCCGCACCTGAACCCGTTTCCATGGCCACCAGCGACACTGCGTCCTCGTCTTCGCGTTCGCCCCGCTTTGCGGCAGCCGGCGCGCTCATGTGGTGGCTATTCGTGTGCTACGGGGCCTCGGCCATCGGCGCGCTCGGCACACGCAACGCGCCCGTTTTCTATGCTGGCCTCGACTTGCCGGGCTGGGCCCCGCCGGCCTGGGTATTCGGACCCGTGTGGACAGTGCTCTACGCCATGATGGCCGTGAGTGCGTGGCGCGTCTGGCGGCGGCGTCCGTTTGAGGGGGCGGGCCTCAGCTTCGGGCTGTTTGGCTTGCAGCTGGCCGTGAATTCGCTGTGGAGCTGGGTGTTTTTTGCCTGGCGCCTGGGGATGTGGTCGGTGGTGACCATCGTGGTGCTGTGGGCGCTGGTGTTCACGGTGCAGTGGCGCTTTCGGCGTGTCGATACGACAGCGGCCAATCTGCTGCTGCCTTACCAGGCCTGGCTGACCTTCGCCGCGGCGCTGGCGTGGGTGTCGTGGCAGCGAAACCCTGGAGTGCTGTAGGGGCTTTGCCTTTTCACTCAGAACGCAAGACTTGAACTCAAAGCTCAGAGCTAACCGACAGTCCGGTCAGCTCTGAGCTTTGAGTAAAAGTTGTGAGTTTGGAGTTGTACAAACTCACGACTCGAAACCAGAACTCACAACCCGGAACTGATCAGTCTCGAGTTCTGGGTTCAGGTTCCGGGTCGTGAGTTCATTGATTGCCCCACATCACCTGGTCCAGAAAATCAGGGTCCCGCACTGCGGTCCGCCCTCCTTGCCGATGCTGGTCCCCCCGTACCTGAGCGGCGTGGACGCCGGCCCATGAAACTCCACGGCCAGCAGATCCTGCGTCCGTAATTTGTTGATCGCAAACCCGCCACCGAATCCGCGATACTCGAATCGCTCGTTGATTACCACCTGGACGGGGCAACTGGTTTTCATACCTCCATTGCGACGTGCTACCGCTATACCTCGCTCCTCCTTGAGTCCGGGAATGGTCGACGTAAGCAACGCCTCCAATTCACGCGTGTCGTTCTTGCGGAGAAACTCGTAGTCGAGAAAGTGTCCGCCTGTCTTGAAGGCTCGCCGCTCCTCGAATTCCTGCATGAAGCGGCGGTGGACCTCGGGAATACTGGAGTCCACACGCACGGTGGACAGACGCTGCGCCAGGGGCTCCAGCAGCGCATCGACTTCCACCGTATCGCCGGCTGCAATCCGTACTTCCATGTCCACAGGGGCATAGCCAAGCAGCCGCACGCGGATGCGGTGGCGGCCGGCAGCTACTCCGCCCAGATGGAATCGGCCGTTGCTGTCGCTGAGTACTCGTGTACCGGACGCGACGAAAAGGATCTGCGCGCCGGCCAGTGGACGCTCGCCGTCGGTACTCAGCACGCGGCCCGCCACCGCACTGGGCGATTGGCGGGCTGGCAAATCGTCGCCTTGTGCCGCCGCGAGGCTCGGCAAACACCACAGCGGCAGAAGGAGGAATGTGAATATTGGTCGCGTCATGGGTCCACTCAGGCCTGAATCCTTGAACTCAAAGCTCAGAGCTATCCGACAGTCCGGTCAGCTCTGAGCTTTGAGTTCAAGTTTTGAGTTTGGAGTTGTACAGACTCACGACTCGAAACCTGAACTCACAACCCGGAACTGATCAGTTTCGAGTTCTGGGTTCAGGTTCCGGGTCGTGAGTTTTTCGCGCTACTCCAGCGGCAGCGCACGCCCCGCCACGATGGTGACGTTGTCGCTGCCCCCGCCATCAAGCGCGCGCTGCATCAGGGCCCGGCAGAGCTGCTCGCAGTTCGTCATGCGCGCGCACTCCTCGGCAATCTCCGCATCGCTCACGTGCTTGGTGAGCCCATCACTGCACAGCAGCGTAATGCAGCCGCGCTGCGACACGTCGACCCGTGAAAGCTCCGGCAAGGCTTCGTCGGCACCAATGGCGCTCGACAAGACATGATTGAGCGGCGAGTTGTGCGCGCGCTCGGGAGTGAGCGCACCGCGGTCGATCATCTCCTGCGCCAGGGTCTGGTCGCGTGTGACCTGACGCAGCTGTCCGTCCTGGTAGTGATAGCAGCGGCTGTCGCCCACTTGCACCACGTACAGCCAGGGCCATACCACAATGCCCACCGACAGTGTGGTGGCCATCTTGCGCCCTTCGAAGGCCGTGGCCGAGCGCTCCTTCACACGCCGGTGTGCTTCCACGGCGGCCAGCCGCAAGGCGTCGGTGAATTCCTGATCGCTCGAGGCGCCCGCCGCGTGCCAGCACTTCATGGCCGAGGCGAAATACTCGGTCACCGCGATGGTGGCGAGTCGGCTGGCTTCGGTTCCGTCGGCACTGCCGCCCACGCCGTCGGCCACGAGCATGACTGTGGCCACGCGCTCTCCGCGCAGACTGATGGCGGAGGTATCACTCAGACTGGTGCCGTGCACCACCACCTGTGGGTGCACCGTGCAGAGCAGAAACTGGTCCTGGTTGCTGCTGCGCACCTTGCCCGGATGGGTGATGCCAAACAGATCCAGTTCATCGTCACGTGGACGAACGAAGGCCAGAGTTTCTATGGACGCAGTGCTCATGTCTGAGACAATGCGGTCCAGCCAGCGTCATGGCAAGCTCGGGTGCTGCAGACGCAGACGGATGTCAGGCAACTGCGCCAGGCGTAGCGTCGAGGACCACCGGCTCCGCGGCACTGCGCCGACGCCAGGCCAACAGGCGACGCAGGGATAGGGCGAGGCCGGTGTACACCAGAACGACGGCGCCGAGGGACACGAGGCCGGCGATGGTCTGTCCCCAGACGCCCAGCACCTCACCGGTATGCGTGAAGCGCAGGATGGAGCGCGTACGGCGGCCCAGCGACTGATCACCAAATGCCGACCACTTGGGTGCGTCGCCCGTGCGCGAGATGGTAAGCGTAGCACGCTTGTGCGGCTCACCGCCCATGCCACGATCAAGCGAGTAGACGAGCGGCGCGTCGGCCGCCTTCGGCCAAGCCAGCGACAGTGTGCGCCAATCGGGCATGCGAGCGGCGGCCATGGTATACACATCACCAACCACCGGGATATCGCGCGCTTCTTCGCGCGGTGCATCGCCAGACTGGCTCCCGGCCCGGCGGCTGCCGGCTTCACGGCTTCCGGTCGCTGCGCTCCCGCTGTTTGCCGTGGCAGTTGCGCGCGCCGGCGGCTCCTCGCCCACCACGCGATACACGAGGTCACTGGCCCAAGGGAAGGAGATGACCGTGGCACTGGCCACCACCGCCACCAGCGGCAGCGCACTCCAGATGCCAATCACGTTGTGCCAGTTGAAGTCGCGCGCCTTGGCTGACAGCCCGCGGCGAAACCACAGCACCTGCTGTACTGCACGTGCCGTAAGATTGCGCGGCCACCAGAGCACCATGCCCGTGAGCACGAGAACCAGAAATGCCATGTTGCTCCAGCCCGTGACCGCCTTGCCCGTGCTGCGGCCATCGTCCTTCATGGCCAGCCAACGGTGCCAATCGGTGGCCACGGAGAACACCTTGCGCATGCCCACGCTGCCTGTGCCCAGTACCTCGCCCGTGTAGGCACTCAGATACTGACGCCCTTCACGACCGAACTGCACTTCGACCGGCATGTCGGCGCCATTGCGCCAGACCACGTTGCTGGGTGTCTTGCTCTCACGCGCCGCGACCAGCGCCAGCAACGAATCGGGCGTGAGACGCACAGCGCCCGGCGCCGGCGGCCCGGCTTCGATGCCCCGCAGGTCCGCCCACAGCGTCATCTGCTTCTGGTAGGTCAGCAGCACGCCGGTGACCGACATGATCAGCACAACGACACCAGAAATCACGCCGGCGACGAGGTGGGTCCAGAACAGCACGGGGCGAAGCGTACGCATGAGGCGCGAGCGCGGTTGTTTGTTGAGAACGATTTTCAAGAGATACTTGAAAAGTATTCTCCAATCCCGATGTCGTCAATCGGGATTGCCGCCCTCCCGGGACGAACAGGACCTCAGGTGCTCGCTCAGCCATGCCACCCCAGGCGACAGCCGGCGTATCCGCCGGAACTCCGCCGACAACTCGGCCTCGCGTGCCGTGCTCACCTCGCTCGGTGGCAGTTGCCTCGCAGCCGCCAGCCAGCGCGCCGCATGCGCCAGCATCTGGTTGGGATCGTCGCGCAGCAGGGCCTCTACATCACCAAGCCCGGCGGCCATGGCACTGGAGTCCGCACGCCCGACCGACGGGGAGTCGACGATCGCCGCCACCAACAGCGCCCTGAGTGCACGCGCCACATGAAACTGCGGCGCCCGTTCTGCCGTGGCGTCGAGCGCGCGAACCGCGTCTCGCCAGGCTACGCCGTCGCAGCCAGTGGCCGCCCTCACTGCACGTAGCAGGGTCCCGAATTCACGGTCCCCACGCCCCGTTGGCTCGCCAATCCAGCGCAGCGCACCGGGTGAGAGCAGCACCGCCAATTGCGCCGCTTCGGCACTATTGGCGAGGACATCGCCTTCGGTGGCAGGCAGGGGCCAGTTGCCAAGCACGAGCGCGGTGCCGCTCCTGAGGTCGGTCACATCGAGACGAACCTCACGTGCGTCGCCGGTAATGTGTGCGCAAAGGTGCACCGGTGGACCGTCGGCGCAGGCACCGCCTGGAGCGCGCGGCACCAACAGCACGTCGGCATGAGCGGACATGCTGCGCCGAGCACTCTGCAACACGGACTCGAGTGCGCGGTCCACCACCGTGTCGCTGGACAGATCGCGCAGCAGCGCCACTCTTACCGGGACCGGACCGATGGCCGGGGCCGGCACGGTCCCCCGCGCGACTTCGCTCGCTGCTTCACTCCGCCCCAAAGTGCCAAGACGCTCGGCAACCACCGCAGCGGAAAAGATGAGCGCCGCCATGATCGCAATGCGCCAACGTCTCCACCAGGTCGTTTGGTAGGTACTGCTGGCGCGCGGGGCCGCACTGTGCTCCACCGGGAGGGGGGCCGCCGGCTTTGCTTCAACCATGGCAACGGGCGTCGTCTCGCTACCCGGTTCTGTCAGCGGCAGCCGCAGGGCATAGCCCTCACCACGCACCGAGTCGAGGACGGCGGGATCGTAGCCGGCCTCACGCAACGACTGCCGAGCGAGCCGTACGCGCTGTTTGAGCGCGTCAGGTGAAATGTGTGTATCCGGCCACACCAATTCCTGCAAACTCCGCGGATCCACAAATAGGGGCGCGTGATCGCCCAGCGCGATCAGCAGCTGCATCGTCAGCCAGGGCAGGTCCACCACACGACCCGTGGGCCCTATGAGTTGACGCGTGCTTCGGCGCAGCACAATGGCCGACAACGGGCCGTTTTCCTTCGCTTCACCGTCCTTCACCGGGCTTCCCTGTTGCCACGCAATCCGGCCGCGTACTCCTCGCAGGTAACCCCTTTGCATCGCCCCACCCCTTCATGCTGACGAGGCGCGCTGTGCCTGCTGCTTCCGTTGTCGCTGCTCATGTCCGATCCCATGTCCGACTTCATGTCCGACGTCATGTCCGATTCCGGGTGTTCCGGTTGCTGCCCGTCGCGCTGACCGCGATGCTACTTCCCGCCACGATACAGTCCCAAGCTACGGCGTCGCCGCGTCCCGACTCAATTCTGGCGACGACGCTCATGCAGGACCTCGTGCGTGTGGCCCGCCTGCCCGGCCTCAGTGTGGCCGCACTGGACCAGGGCCGCGTGCGCTTTGCACGTGGCGCGGGATATCGTGATCTGAGTCGCCGGCTGCCCGTGGACAGCAGTACGCGGTTCGGGTCGGCCTCGGTGTCAAAAGTGGTGATGGCCACCGCCGCACTGCGCATGATGCAGGACGGTCGCTTTGATCCCGACCAGCCCGTGTCTGCGCATTTCCCGGATTTTCCGGGGGCCGCCGCGATCACGCCGCGCTTGCTGGCCGCCCACTTGGGGGGCATTCCGCACTATGGACCTGGTTCCATGCCCAGCGACAAACGCCATGTCTGGGCGAGCGCGGCACTGGACGAGTTTTCGAAAGCGCGACGCGTTGGTGCGCCCGGTGAACGTTCGGTCTACTCCACGCACGGGATCACGCTGCTGTCGGCGGTCCTGGAGCAACGCGCGAAGCAGCCCATTCTGGATCTGCTGGCCCGCGAGGTCTTTGTGCCGTTCGACATGCCCTCATCGGGTGGCCTGTTCGTGGATTCGCTGTCGCCGCGCATGGCACTCCTGTACGCCCGTCAGGGCGACTCGCTGCGCGCCCTGCCCGGTCCGCGCAACCTGAGCTTTGCCTGGGCCGGCGCCGGATTGCTGCAAACGCCGTCCGATCTGGTGCGCATGACTCGCGCCTACTTTGACGGGCAGCTC
This window contains:
- a CDS encoding serine hydrolase domain-containing protein encodes the protein MATVAPAVLCPPTIARAQESKGSRPTAAALAAAVNALAERAMQAELTPALGLAITMDGRTVYERAFGMADVSARIPANGNTLWYVASTSKSFTGFAVSLLADAGRLSFDSPIATLLPSARWPNGVNAERLTLAEFLSHTHNLNDVAVTLNAAFTGIQAESAWPGLLQYATVRATPELVYSNLGYNVAAMVIDRLEPRGWREWMARSVYVPAGMRQTFAHVNGLNSRRIAKPHQLTATGAFATAPFFKVDATMNSAGGHLSTLGDLARWTIVQMDSGRIDGRQVFRASAVARSHALIARHTRPAGRRYAYFDREGWAAGWDIGHYEGERMVSRFGGYHSFRSHLSFLPARRIGVVAVSTGDPGAALTDVLAAYAYDLEAGRVDAEQRATARLDSVVARRAQLVQAAQAQDSVRRVRRALKLPVPLSAYVGRYASATLGSFEVAQDERTQELQYRWGAVHGTLVPQDTSGEAFRMAFVGDEMGLSFLRSTDGAVTELRLNGQRFVRALHPMR
- a CDS encoding winged helix-turn-helix domain-containing protein, translating into MKDGEAKENGPLSAIVLRRSTRQLIGPTGRVVDLPWLTMQLLIALGDHAPLFVDPRSLQELVWPDTHISPDALKQRVRLARQSLREAGYDPAVLDSVRGEGYALRLPLTEPGSETTPVAMVEAKPAAPLPVEHSAAPRASSTYQTTWWRRWRIAIMAALIFSAAVVAERLGTLGRSEAASEVARGTVPAPAIGPVPVRVALLRDLSSDTVVDRALESVLQSARRSMSAHADVLLVPRAPGGACADGPPVHLCAHITGDAREVRLDVTDLRSGTALVLGNWPLPATEGDVLANSAEAAQLAVLLSPGALRWIGEPTGRGDREFGTLLRAVRAATGCDGVAWRDAVRALDATAERAPQFHVARALRALLVAAIVDSPSVGRADSSAMAAGLGDVEALLRDDPNQMLAHAARWLAAARQLPPSEVSTAREAELSAEFRRIRRLSPGVAWLSEHLRSCSSREGGNPD
- a CDS encoding carboxypeptidase-like regulatory domain-containing protein codes for the protein MTRPIFTFLLLPLWCLPSLAAAQGDDLPARQSPSAVAGRVLSTDGERPLAGAQILFVASGTRVLSDSNGRFHLGGVAAGRHRIRVRLLGYAPVDMEVRIAAGDTVEVDALLEPLAQRLSTVRVDSSIPEVHRRFMQEFEERRAFKTGGHFLDYEFLRKNDTRELEALLTSTIPGLKEERGIAVARRNGGMKTSCPVQVVINERFEYRGFGGGFAINKLRTQDLLAVEFHGPASTPLRYGGTSIGKEGGPQCGTLIFWTR
- a CDS encoding PepSY-associated TM helix domain-containing protein; the encoded protein is MRTLRPVLFWTHLVAGVISGVVVLIMSVTGVLLTYQKQMTLWADLRGIEAGPPAPGAVRLTPDSLLALVAARESKTPSNVVWRNGADMPVEVQFGREGRQYLSAYTGEVLGTGSVGMRKVFSVATDWHRWLAMKDDGRSTGKAVTGWSNMAFLVLVLTGMVLWWPRNLTARAVQQVLWFRRGLSAKARDFNWHNVIGIWSALPLVAVVASATVISFPWASDLVYRVVGEEPPARATATANSGSAATGSREAGSRRAGSQSGDAPREEARDIPVVGDVYTMAAARMPDWRTLSLAWPKAADAPLVYSLDRGMGGEPHKRATLTISRTGDAPKWSAFGDQSLGRRTRSILRFTHTGEVLGVWGQTIAGLVSLGAVVLVYTGLALSLRRLLAWRRRSAAEPVVLDATPGAVA
- a CDS encoding TspO/MBR family protein, with product MWWLFVCYGASAIGALGTRNAPVFYAGLDLPGWAPPAWVFGPVWTVLYAMMAVSAWRVWRRRPFEGAGLSFGLFGLQLAVNSLWSWVFFAWRLGMWSVVTIVVLWALVFTVQWRFRRVDTTAANLLLPYQAWLTFAAALAWVSWQRNPGVL
- a CDS encoding serine hydrolase domain-containing protein — its product is MLLPATIQSQATASPRPDSILATTLMQDLVRVARLPGLSVAALDQGRVRFARGAGYRDLSRRLPVDSSTRFGSASVSKVVMATAALRMMQDGRFDPDQPVSAHFPDFPGAAAITPRLLAAHLGGIPHYGPGSMPSDKRHVWASAALDEFSKARRVGAPGERSVYSTHGITLLSAVLEQRAKQPILDLLAREVFVPFDMPSSGGLFVDSLSPRMALLYARQGDSLRALPGPRNLSFAWAGAGLLQTPSDLVRMTRAYFDGQLSAATLSTAFTEQRTNAGVGTGVAFVWRVEQDWRGRPLAHHAGANPGTRSVLLMRRNEGRSLALMTNVEWTASMDGTANVLLEALFNSAPRRQALELSGRWQGTYDTTAVEGEWVVNGDSGWVSTPEPLRARFLQSGGVGADRLPLRAIRDDLYAVVTPWGLYPLEVTERDARQAHVLIRLGTQRWTLRSR
- a CDS encoding PP2C family protein-serine/threonine phosphatase, with product MSTASIETLAFVRPRDDELDLFGITHPGKVRSSNQDQFLLCTVHPQVVVHGTSLSDTSAISLRGERVATVMLVADGVGGSADGTEASRLATIAVTEYFASAMKCWHAAGASSDQEFTDALRLAAVEAHRRVKERSATAFEGRKMATTLSVGIVVWPWLYVVQVGDSRCYHYQDGQLRQVTRDQTLAQEMIDRGALTPERAHNSPLNHVLSSAIGADEALPELSRVDVSQRGCITLLCSDGLTKHVSDAEIAEECARMTNCEQLCRALMQRALDGGGSDNVTIVAGRALPLE